One genomic segment of Rhodothermales bacterium includes these proteins:
- a CDS encoding tetratricopeptide repeat protein has translation MPVRRLVSVVLLLLPFAASPAWAQRPVRPVPDTPVNPETAKFRLADAYLRAGQSDRALAILEDLHAADPTSFAVYDKLKEAYVTVKRYDDALALIDARIEQTAATPNLLAEAGRLHFLNGDLDTAEQTWQAALDAAPDNPSTYRLVYAAEVEARLFEQAIAVLLQGRERLGEPALFRAELAELYGRTAQHEESMGEYAALLSDEPGQLGLVQSRIGRMLDSGGTAEAFTTAVERLIRREPLVMAYRELAAWLYAETGDFPAALDATRALDRLRDEQGQSLYAFADAALTADAFDEALQAYEIILDRHTDGPMAPLALLSTGLLYELRGQRRGERAFDADGNRIPAADYDLARDRFEAFLRQHPTHPNYPVALRQLAGLQKDVFRDYGQAEALLREVLTRFPNGPVAARARLDLGEVALLRDDLGAARAAFTQVEESERIGEAAELARLELARLAFYEGQFEMAETRAQAMNRNTATDVANDAIALKLLLSENTGPDSTNAALRTFARAQLLQRQQRPALALASIDSLLAAFPQHALADDAHVLRADVLRALGRFDDALAVLAAFPEQFPDSHLADYSLFTVGETWERDLADPQAAQAAYADLLARYPGSLLAPEARARIRRLRGDGV, from the coding sequence ATGCCCGTCCGTCGCCTCGTCTCCGTCGTCCTCCTGCTCCTCCCCTTCGCGGCGAGCCCCGCGTGGGCGCAGCGCCCCGTGCGCCCCGTGCCGGACACGCCCGTCAACCCCGAGACGGCCAAGTTCCGCCTCGCCGACGCCTACCTCCGCGCGGGCCAGTCCGACCGCGCGCTCGCAATCCTCGAGGACCTCCACGCCGCCGACCCGACCTCGTTCGCCGTCTACGACAAGCTGAAAGAGGCCTACGTCACCGTCAAGCGCTACGACGACGCGCTCGCCCTCATCGACGCCCGGATCGAGCAGACGGCAGCGACGCCGAACCTGCTGGCCGAGGCGGGCCGGCTCCATTTCCTCAACGGCGATCTCGACACGGCCGAGCAGACGTGGCAGGCAGCGCTCGACGCCGCGCCCGACAACCCCTCGACGTATCGGCTCGTCTACGCCGCCGAAGTCGAAGCCCGGCTTTTCGAGCAGGCCATTGCCGTGCTGTTGCAGGGCCGCGAGCGGCTCGGCGAGCCCGCCCTCTTCCGCGCCGAGCTCGCCGAGCTCTACGGCCGCACCGCGCAGCATGAAGAGTCGATGGGCGAGTACGCCGCCCTGCTGAGCGACGAGCCGGGCCAGCTCGGGCTCGTGCAGAGCCGGATCGGGCGGATGCTCGACAGCGGCGGAACGGCTGAGGCGTTTACGACGGCCGTCGAGCGGCTCATCCGGCGCGAGCCGCTCGTGATGGCCTACCGCGAGCTCGCCGCGTGGCTCTACGCCGAGACCGGGGACTTCCCCGCCGCACTCGACGCGACGCGCGCGCTCGACCGGCTCCGCGACGAGCAGGGCCAAAGCCTCTACGCCTTCGCCGACGCCGCCCTCACCGCCGACGCCTTCGACGAGGCGCTGCAGGCCTACGAGATCATCCTCGACCGCCACACCGACGGGCCGATGGCTCCGCTCGCGCTCCTTAGCACGGGCCTGCTCTACGAGCTGCGCGGCCAGCGAAGGGGCGAGCGCGCCTTCGACGCCGACGGCAACCGGATTCCGGCGGCGGATTACGACCTCGCCCGCGACCGCTTCGAGGCGTTCCTCCGCCAGCACCCGACGCACCCGAACTACCCCGTCGCCCTCCGCCAGCTCGCCGGCCTGCAGAAAGACGTGTTCCGCGACTACGGCCAGGCGGAGGCGCTGCTGCGCGAGGTGCTGACGCGCTTCCCAAACGGCCCCGTCGCCGCCCGCGCCCGGCTCGACCTCGGCGAAGTAGCCCTTCTCCGCGACGACCTCGGCGCCGCCCGCGCCGCGTTCACCCAAGTTGAAGAGAGCGAGCGGATCGGCGAAGCAGCAGAACTCGCACGGCTCGAACTCGCGCGGCTCGCGTTTTACGAGGGCCAGTTCGAGATGGCCGAGACGCGGGCGCAGGCGATGAACCGGAACACCGCCACCGATGTCGCAAATGACGCGATCGCCCTCAAGCTGCTCCTCTCCGAAAACACCGGCCCGGACTCGACGAATGCCGCGCTGCGGACGTTCGCCCGCGCCCAGCTCTTGCAGCGCCAGCAGCGCCCCGCCCTCGCCCTCGCGTCCATCGACAGCCTGCTCGCCGCGTTCCCCCAGCACGCCCTCGCCGACGACGCCCACGTCCTCCGCGCCGACGTGCTCCGCGCCCTCGGCCGCTTCGACGACGCCCTCGCCGTCCTCGCCGCGTTCCCCGAGCAGTTCCCCGACAGCCACCTCGCCGACTACAGCCTGTTCACCGTCGGCGAGACGTGGGAGCGCGACCTCGCCGACCCGCAGGCGGCCCAGGCGGCCTACGCCGACCTCCTCGCCCGCTACCCCGGCTCGCTCCTAGCCCCCGAAGCCCGCGCCCGCATCCGCCGCTTGCGTGGGGATGGGGTCTGA
- a CDS encoding 1-deoxy-D-xylulose-5-phosphate reductoisomerase, with product MLPRLDRPTRLHADAPRGLAILGSTGSIGTQTLEIVRLFPERFRIVALTAHANADLLAKQARAFRPDFVVIGDEARAATLRDALDGLGVLVLVGPEGLEAAATAEGVETVVAAVVGFAGLRPTVAAIRAGKEIALANKETLVVAGELVQRLVEAHETAVLPVDSEHSALFQCLVGEPPDSIESITLTASGGPFRTRPAATFGQITRAEALAHPNWEMGAKITIDSATMMNKGLEVIEARWMFDLAPEQIDVLVHPQSVIHSLVHFRDGSVKAQLGVPDMRVPIQYALSFPERWPAPHPRLDWSQIACLDFEEPDLDRFPCLRLAFDALAAGGTAPAVLNAANEAAVALFLDEQIGFADIPRLVEAALERADSGVPHSLDALEAVDAEARARVRELHGSLTF from the coding sequence ATGCTCCCCCGCCTCGACCGACCGACCCGCCTCCACGCCGACGCCCCGCGCGGGCTCGCCATCCTCGGCTCGACGGGCTCGATCGGCACGCAGACGCTGGAGATCGTCCGGCTCTTTCCCGAGCGCTTCCGCATCGTCGCGCTCACGGCGCACGCGAACGCGGACCTGCTGGCCAAGCAGGCGCGGGCCTTCCGCCCCGATTTCGTCGTGATCGGGGACGAGGCACGGGCGGCGACGCTCCGCGATGCGCTCGACGGGCTCGGCGTCCTCGTGCTCGTCGGCCCCGAGGGGCTCGAAGCGGCGGCGACGGCGGAAGGCGTCGAGACCGTCGTGGCGGCCGTCGTCGGGTTCGCCGGGCTGCGGCCGACGGTCGCGGCGATCCGGGCGGGGAAGGAGATCGCGCTCGCCAACAAAGAGACGCTCGTCGTCGCAGGCGAACTCGTGCAGCGGCTCGTCGAGGCCCACGAAACGGCCGTGCTGCCCGTCGACAGCGAGCACTCGGCGCTCTTCCAGTGCCTCGTCGGCGAGCCGCCGGACAGCATCGAGTCGATCACGCTGACGGCGTCGGGCGGCCCGTTCCGCACACGGCCGGCCGCGACGTTCGGGCAGATCACGCGGGCCGAAGCCCTCGCGCATCCGAACTGGGAGATGGGCGCGAAGATCACGATCGACTCGGCGACGATGATGAACAAGGGGCTGGAGGTGATCGAGGCGCGGTGGATGTTCGACCTCGCGCCGGAGCAGATCGACGTGCTCGTCCACCCGCAGTCGGTGATCCACTCGCTCGTCCACTTCCGCGACGGCTCGGTGAAGGCGCAGCTCGGCGTGCCCGACATGCGCGTGCCGATCCAGTACGCCCTCTCATTCCCTGAGCGCTGGCCCGCCCCGCACCCCCGCCTCGACTGGTCGCAGATCGCGTGTCTCGACTTCGAGGAGCCGGACCTCGACCGCTTCCCCTGCCTCCGCCTCGCCTTCGACGCGCTGGCAGCGGGGGGGACGGCGCCGGCCGTTTTGAATGCCGCGAACGAGGCCGCCGTCGCCCTCTTTCTCGACGAGCAGATCGGGTTCGCCGACATCCCCCGCCTCGTCGAAGCCGCGCTCGAACGCGCCGACTCCGGCGTGCCGCACTCGCTCGACGCGCTCGAAGCCGTCGACGCCGAGGCGCGGGCACGCGTGCGCGAACTCCACGGAAGCCTCACCTTTTAG
- the rseP gene encoding RIP metalloprotease RseP: MDLVLTILSYIFWVGLALGILVFIHELGHFLAAKLFKMRVEQFSIGFPPRIVSKTVGETEYRIGAIPLGGYVKITGMIDESLDTEHLDQEPQPYEFRAKPVWQRIVVITAGVIFNFILAFAIFIGLKWGYGDTYIPAENVRAVYVADGSLASDIGFRTGDRLLAVNGEPLREFDPTGGIAALSADRATYTVERGGEEVTLTAPEDFASQLNRAKGEFGVDPWPALVGNVIGGDPAAEAGIRPGDRIVAVDGEPVTFWIQMSEAIQESEGRPITVRWTRADSLLTEDATLEPVERTADYAVFEAAVTPKSGTVGDDEEPRFMLGINAPSAEMLKQEFGVERREYGLGEAVVAGSAETVGWIGLYGQLIGRLFTGKDDVRESVGGPVMIAQATKQAADAGMQQFWFMVAMLSIALAVFNILPIPVLDGGHLVFLLYEGITRREPSVRVRVVVQQVGFVLLLAFMAFVIFNDFTRL; the protein is encoded by the coding sequence ATGGACCTCGTCCTCACGATTCTCTCCTACATTTTCTGGGTCGGCCTCGCGCTCGGCATCCTCGTGTTCATCCACGAGCTCGGCCACTTCCTCGCGGCGAAGCTGTTCAAGATGCGCGTCGAGCAGTTCTCGATCGGCTTCCCGCCGCGCATCGTGAGCAAGACCGTCGGCGAGACGGAGTACCGGATCGGGGCGATCCCGCTCGGCGGCTACGTCAAAATCACGGGGATGATCGACGAGTCCCTCGACACCGAGCACCTCGACCAGGAGCCGCAGCCCTACGAGTTCCGCGCGAAGCCGGTGTGGCAGCGGATCGTCGTGATCACGGCCGGGGTGATCTTCAACTTCATCCTCGCCTTCGCCATCTTCATCGGGCTGAAGTGGGGCTACGGCGATACGTACATCCCCGCCGAGAACGTCCGCGCGGTCTACGTCGCCGACGGCTCGCTTGCCTCCGACATCGGCTTCCGCACCGGCGACCGCCTCCTCGCCGTCAACGGCGAGCCGCTCCGCGAGTTCGACCCGACCGGCGGCATCGCCGCGCTCTCGGCCGACCGCGCGACCTACACCGTCGAGCGCGGTGGGGAGGAGGTTACGCTCACCGCACCCGAGGACTTCGCCTCCCAGCTGAACCGCGCGAAAGGCGAGTTCGGCGTCGACCCCTGGCCGGCGCTCGTGGGGAACGTGATCGGCGGCGACCCCGCCGCCGAGGCAGGCATCCGTCCGGGGGACCGGATCGTCGCCGTCGACGGCGAGCCCGTCACGTTCTGGATCCAGATGTCGGAAGCGATTCAGGAGTCGGAGGGCCGGCCCATCACCGTGCGCTGGACCCGCGCCGACTCACTCCTGACCGAGGACGCGACGCTCGAACCCGTCGAGCGCACGGCCGACTACGCCGTGTTCGAAGCGGCCGTGACGCCGAAGAGCGGGACGGTCGGCGACGATGAGGAGCCGCGCTTTATGCTCGGGATCAACGCGCCGTCGGCGGAGATGCTGAAGCAGGAGTTTGGCGTCGAGCGACGGGAGTACGGGCTCGGAGAAGCCGTCGTGGCCGGGAGCGCCGAGACCGTGGGCTGGATCGGGCTCTACGGCCAGCTCATCGGCCGGCTCTTCACCGGGAAGGACGACGTGCGCGAGAGCGTCGGCGGCCCCGTGATGATCGCGCAGGCGACGAAGCAAGCGGCCGACGCCGGGATGCAGCAGTTCTGGTTCATGGTGGCGATGCTCTCGATCGCCCTCGCCGTGTTCAACATCCTCCCGATCCCGGTCCTCGACGGCGGCCACCTCGTGTTCCTGCTCTACGAGGGGATCACGCGGCGCGAGCCCTCGGTGCGGGTCCGCGTCGTCG
- a CDS encoding outer membrane beta-barrel protein, whose amino-acid sequence MPFRLLFLLLAVGLAAPNAHAQRGTFGIGGQIGDPTGLALKFNSGRNAFDLATGWDLDDYLFVQGHLLLREARLQGSSSDFRYFYGPGLFLGVRDGNGNRDGSTAFGISFNAGLAYYTGQIEIFGQLTPRLRLIDDTDFDVGGGLGIRFYP is encoded by the coding sequence ATGCCCTTCCGTCTCCTCTTCCTCCTCCTCGCCGTCGGACTCGCCGCACCCAATGCGCACGCCCAGCGCGGCACGTTCGGCATCGGCGGCCAGATCGGCGACCCCACGGGCCTCGCGCTCAAGTTCAACTCCGGCCGCAACGCCTTCGACCTCGCCACCGGGTGGGACCTCGACGACTACCTCTTCGTGCAGGGCCACCTCCTGCTCCGCGAAGCCCGTCTGCAGGGGTCGTCCTCCGACTTCCGTTACTTTTATGGCCCCGGCCTCTTCCTCGGCGTCCGCGACGGCAACGGCAACCGCGACGGCAGCACGGCCTTCGGCATCAGCTTTAACGCCGGGCTCGCGTACTATACGGGGCAGATCGAGATCTTCGGTCAGCTCACGCCCCGCCTCCGCCTCATCGACGATACCGACTTCGACGTCGGCGGCGGGCTCGGCATCCGTTTTTACCCCTAA
- a CDS encoding asparagine synthetase B, producing MNRFAPLLLFVLTVLPVSAQDLLIPMGERQSDHLKAYGAVYWALERSMDVEWLLNYRGGSFLAAATPELEQELRIRGVSFEPLGGGGAAQIIAEVESPGSNSSVVRLEKAPKIAVYAPKQSLPWDDAVTLALTYAEVPYDLVYDGDVLDDKLGEYDWLHLHHEDFSGQYGKFYAAYRTAAWYQEQQREAEAEARRRGFAKVSHLKLAVTEAIRSYVANGGFLFAMCSGTDTFDLALAAAGTDIVPAEFDGDAVDPGAIDALDFSRTLAFYNFRPSFNPMEYEHADIDVTPPPQLRNPAVDYFTLFDFSAKWDPVPTMLTQNHVATVKGFMGQTTNFRKDLVKPGVVILAEAPGRDEVRYLYGPLGQGFFAFYGGHDPEDYQHYVGDPPTDLALHKHSPGYRLILNNVLFPAAKKQKQKT from the coding sequence ATGAATCGGTTCGCTCCCCTCCTCTTATTCGTACTCACCGTCTTACCGGTGTCGGCGCAGGACCTGCTGATCCCGATGGGCGAGCGGCAGAGCGACCACCTCAAAGCGTACGGCGCGGTCTACTGGGCGCTCGAACGGAGCATGGACGTCGAGTGGTTGCTGAATTACCGGGGCGGGTCGTTCCTCGCCGCCGCGACGCCGGAGCTGGAGCAAGAGCTGCGGATTCGCGGCGTGAGCTTCGAGCCGCTCGGCGGCGGGGGCGCGGCGCAGATCATCGCCGAAGTCGAGAGCCCCGGCTCGAATTCGAGCGTGGTCCGGCTGGAGAAAGCGCCGAAGATCGCCGTCTACGCGCCGAAGCAGAGCCTGCCGTGGGACGACGCCGTGACGCTCGCGCTCACCTACGCCGAGGTGCCCTACGACCTCGTCTACGACGGCGACGTGCTCGACGACAAGCTCGGCGAGTACGACTGGCTCCACCTCCACCACGAGGACTTCAGCGGGCAGTACGGCAAGTTTTACGCGGCCTACCGCACCGCCGCGTGGTACCAGGAGCAGCAGCGTGAGGCCGAGGCCGAGGCCCGGCGACGCGGCTTCGCCAAAGTGAGCCACCTCAAGCTCGCCGTCACCGAGGCGATCCGCAGCTACGTCGCGAATGGCGGCTTCCTCTTCGCGATGTGCTCCGGCACCGACACGTTCGACCTCGCCCTCGCCGCCGCCGGGACGGACATCGTGCCCGCCGAGTTCGACGGCGACGCCGTGGACCCTGGCGCCATCGACGCGCTCGACTTCTCGCGGACCCTCGCCTTCTACAATTTCCGCCCGAGCTTCAACCCGATGGAGTACGAGCACGCCGACATCGACGTGACGCCGCCGCCCCAGCTCCGCAACCCCGCCGTCGACTACTTCACCCTCTTCGACTTCTCCGCGAAGTGGGACCCCGTCCCGACCATGCTGACGCAGAACCACGTAGCCACGGTGAAGGGCTTCATGGGGCAGACGACGAACTTCCGCAAGGACCTCGTCAAACCTGGCGTCGTCATCCTCGCCGAAGCGCCGGGGCGCGACGAGGTCCGCTACCTCTACGGCCCGCTCGGGCAGGGATTCTTCGCCTTCTACGGCGGCCACGACCCCGAGGACTACCAGCACTACGTCGGCGACCCGCCGACCGACCTCGCGCTCCACAAGCACTCGCCGGGGTACCGGCTAATCCTCAACAACGTGCTCTTCCCTGCCGCGAAGAAGCAGAAGCAGAAGACGTGA